In the Elusimicrobiaceae bacterium genome, one interval contains:
- the groES gene encoding co-chaperone GroES codes for MAEIRIQPLGDRVLVKAIETKEVSKSGIIIPDTAKEKPQEGEVIAVGSGRVTPDGKRLDMDVKAGDKVLYGKYAGTEVKLGDTEYLIMHQDDILGVIK; via the coding sequence ATGGCAGAAATCCGCATACAGCCTTTGGGGGACAGAGTCCTCGTAAAGGCGATTGAAACAAAGGAAGTAAGCAAAAGCGGGATCATCATTCCCGATACCGCAAAAGAGAAACCGCAGGAAGGTGAAGTTATAGCGGTCGGCTCCGGGCGGGTTACGCCTGACGGCAAGCGGCTGGATATGGACGTGAAAGCCGGCGACAAGGTGCTTTACGGCAAATACGCCGGCACCGAAGTGAAGCTGGGCGACACGGAGTACCTGATCATGCATCAGGATGACATTCTCGGCGTGATAAAATAA
- a CDS encoding Stp1/IreP family PP2C-type Ser/Thr phosphatase: protein MKKNQISDDGAVLKADFACLTDKGKVRANNEDNVAIDAALGLAVVADGMGGHNAGELASSLAVGTMKETLADMARGEIPYMAIDPDLSQEANQLSYAASAANLQILSDKCPENQGMGTTLTAVLVRGRKGTIIHIGDSRIYLLRDQALTQLTNDHSLVAEHVRSGVLTELEARQSTLQNILTRALGINADIMLDVEELELKAGDKLLLCTDGINKVVSNEQIRQVMIAKAEPGDICKELVDMSLAAGAPDNVTVAVVNLY, encoded by the coding sequence ATGAAAAAGAATCAAATTTCTGACGACGGCGCAGTGTTAAAGGCGGATTTCGCCTGCCTGACGGATAAAGGCAAAGTGCGCGCTAATAACGAGGACAATGTCGCTATTGACGCGGCGTTGGGCCTGGCGGTCGTGGCGGACGGCATGGGCGGACACAATGCCGGGGAACTGGCCAGCAGTCTGGCTGTCGGGACGATGAAGGAAACTCTTGCCGATATGGCGCGCGGAGAGATTCCGTATATGGCGATAGACCCGGATCTGTCGCAGGAAGCCAATCAGCTTTCCTATGCCGCCAGCGCGGCCAATCTGCAGATTTTAAGCGACAAATGCCCGGAGAACCAGGGCATGGGAACCACGCTCACCGCGGTGCTTGTGCGCGGGCGCAAGGGCACGATAATCCACATCGGAGATTCCCGCATCTATCTGCTGCGCGATCAAGCCCTGACCCAGCTTACCAACGACCACTCTCTTGTGGCCGAACATGTGCGCAGCGGCGTGCTGACCGAGCTGGAGGCCCGCCAGTCCACTCTTCAAAACATTCTTACCAGGGCGCTGGGCATAAACGCCGACATCATGCTTGATGTCGAGGAACTGGAGCTTAAAGCGGGCGACAAGCTTCTGCTTTGCACCGACGGCATAAACAAAGTGGTTTCCAATGAGCAGATTCGCCAGGTTATGATCGCAAAGGCTGAGCCGGGAGATATCTGCAAAGAACTGGTGGATATGTCTTTGGCGGCGGGCGCGCCGGATAATGTCACGGTGGCGGTGGTCAATCTGTACTGA